DNA sequence from the Manis javanica isolate MJ-LG chromosome 15, MJ_LKY, whole genome shotgun sequence genome:
attaataaaaaaatggagtTAGGGAGTAGTTGTACCTTTATGACCTAACACACACAACAATGTGAAGTACATTCTGGTGATCTAAAATGTCAGCATCGGTACAATGTCATCTAGGAAATGACAccagtttaaaaagaaatcagtacCAACTTCAACATAAGCCAGAACACAGATTGATTGCAATtcataggaaaaaataataatacaaccaCTAACCCCTACATACCCCAGCACTGAAATTATTCTTCCTCAGACACACTGCCATCATTGGGAAGCATAAGGCAAGACTGGGTAGATTTGAAGCATGTTAACAATTCAATAATACAGCCAAGTTGCATGTGTGTGGCCTCAAAAAGTTTTCAACATCTATTTCAACATTACAGTTGTAGGAATGGAAATTGAAGAAATTATAAGTATTTTCTTAGAGACAGCTTACAGATTTCTTACAGCCCCCAAAGTGAAAATATGACACATCACTTCTGTAACAAGCTGTTTTGTCTACACCCATAAGATGTCACTTCATAGGACATCAGGATTCCAAGTCTGAGTGTTTCCTTCACAtgcctctgttttttttcccctgagctAAATAGGTTTTCTTTTCAGGTCAAGGGTAATCTGTTGGCAAAGTACCTTCAGGATAAATATGCTTGCATCATTTCTATATCCCACAAGTCAAAAATCTCCCCTGAAggagagagattaaataaaagaTGGCAATGCTATTTCCAGCTCACACACCCCGTCAACTTCATCTCTTGAATACAGCCTCAGTAGTCTCCCATTCAGACACTTGCTATTCCTATTATTTTCTAAATGGGTGTGGtgattaaataaaactaaatgcaAATAATAAACAGCAATTAAATAACAGAtttataacacattttaaaaaaatacacgtTCTGGCAGTTTTCAGAGAAGGTAATAATGGTCAGTTTCCATGAAGTTCACGTTCCCTTCTGTTCCAGTTTCTACAATGAGTGGGCAACACTGCCCTCTACAGGGCTTATTATGTTACATCCCTAGTTGACGCAGTGGACAACGGCCCCAGGACGCAGACACGGGAcgaccccccaccacacacacaccttccgCAACacactttcttcctttctagttCTGGGATACAGTCTGACCTTGACCTTCTGTGAATGACTCTGGAGACCACGGAGCCCCTAGAGAGGCCATGAGACTTCATGAAAGCTCATGGAGGGGATCAGAAACCAACATCCATTGCCTTGGTTTTCAAACCTTAGCAGGTAAAAGAATCGCCCTGAGGGCTTTTTAAACACAGGTTGCTGGGTCCCAcctccagaatttctgattccTTAAATCGAGAGCTGAGTCCAAGAATATgcctttctaacaagttccccCGCTGATGCTAATGCTGGCAGTCCAGGAGCCACACTTTGGGAGCCAGATGCTGTGCTTGGCACTTTAACTCCATACCTCACAACAGAGGTTTCAGCATCTGGTTTGCAGACCGAGgaagccaaggctcagagagattaagtggccaaggtcacacattaGTGACAGAGCCTGTAACTGGCCCTGGAATGTCTAATTCAAAAGCCACTGCCCTCTTCTCTACACTAGGATATCAGCAAATGAAGCTGTTAGTCGCTTCATCTTCCTTGGCCTCCGCTTCTTCCTGCAAGGAGCTGGGGCCTAGATGGCGCCATCCACCCACTCCACCAGTCTGGATCTGTGAACTGGGCAAGCTGAGACAGGGTGGGGACGGCCTGACAACTGAGGGTCCTGGCCTCTCTTGGGTCCTGAAGGTTCCCCTACTCAGTTCACAGGGGCTCTGATTTGCCCTGGATTCTGGAGTTCTTTGTACTCAGAAACTCTGAACGAGAGGTTTTAAAGATAGTGTCCCCTCTCAAAGGCATCCTAAAGATCATAAAGCCTAGTGGGGCTTAGAGAGGACCCAGAGGGTGGCGGTGTCTACGCCCTCTCCAACCTGGACCCAAACCAGCAGGGCAGCAGCAGGGACCCCACAACTTCAAAACGGGATTGCCCAGCCGTGGTCAGGAAGACTGAGCGACCTCTGATAAAGGAAAAACAGTCTTCAGGTCACATATCCCACTAGGATCAGGCAAGTAAAAAGTCTCTAGCACTCAACCCTAGCCAGGATGTCGCAGGGATGGGAAAAAAGGCTGAGACgacactgcccccacccccgacTTCAAGAACAGGTTTTCTCATCCTTTGCTTTCAGCTCCTGACCCAACTTGCTGTTTTCCTGGGGGAGTTACAAATCTGGAGCATCCCATGGGGATGGCTTCTGGCCGTGGTCATTAGGAGGAAAGGATGTTCTCAGAAAAACAGCCCTGTGGGCTGCTCAGCTGAGACCTTGAGGTCGTGGCCACCGCTGCTCTTCGTGCAGAGCTGGACTCTGGACTCCAGCTGCTCACTGAGTTCGTCCAGAGCCCCCGTGCAGGACTCCAGGCTCTCTGCCAGTTTCTGAATCTTGGCCTTCAGCACGGCCTGGCTAGCCTTGGTGGCCCCCTCGGCCCGCCTGGGGATGAGGAAGCCACGTGAGCCGAAGAAGACGATGAAGTAGACAGAGTTGTACAGGGCGATGGAGGCGTTCCTCCCGCACTGCAGCAGCTGGCGGTCTCCGCGGCCTTGAGAGCGGCAGAAGAACTCGAGGCAGCCCAGGATCTCGCGCATCTGGTCCTGGCAGGTGGCCGCGATCTCCTGCACCCTCCGCAGCTCCCGGGAATTGCAGAAGATCAGAGAGAGGTCGGACGTGATGGTGACGGCCCCTCCGGCGGTGGCCACCCCGAGCCCCACGGCCGATGCCACAAGCGAGACCCCCAGGGTGACGGGGCTGAGCGAGAGCCCCACGATGGCGGCCACGGCGCCCGCGGCGCTCAGCGAGCTGCCCGCCACGTTGGCCGCCAGGGAGCGCCGGCGGAGGCGCTCGAGGCGCCGGGCCACTTCGCGCAGGCGCAGCAGCTCGCCGTGCAGCCGCCCGCGGCGGTCTAGCAGCAGCCCCTGGAAGCGCCGCAGCGCGTCGGCTCCGCGCAGCTCCCCGGCCGCCCGCCGCTCCATGCCCTGCGGGGACACGCGCACGCGTTAGCGGAGTTCCGGAGCCCGCCCGCTGCTCGCGCCGCTGCCCGCGTACGCAGACGTTAAGCGTAACAGCTCCCGCCTCGCTAGGGGAAACGGGTCACTGTGAGGGAGTTGTGTGTCAAGTTCTCCGAGACCAGTTCTGTCGTCTGAGACAAGTCCCAGCAGTTCTCAGGACCTCAATCTACCTCTGCCGATGGATGTGACGCCATCGTCCGCTTTTCTCCCAGGGAACGCGAAGGATGGACTTAATTAACTGTTAAATAAGATGTAACCTCAGCGAGGAGGGAGGGGTGGCATTATAAGTCTACTGCAACATTGGGGCCTCTGCTCTGAAATGTAACACTTTTATCAAGTGGTAGATGGGCCCAATTTACAAAGCCCTTTCCATATGTGAAGACTTGGATCCTAAGAGTTTGCAGTAGTTTTGTTTTTGacgaatgaaaagacaagtcaccaaaaacaaaaatcatactgTCTATGGAATATAGGTAACTAAGGTACTTGCCTGAAGCGAATCTTGTTATTCTTCCAGGCTCTTACCTTAGAATCAAGCCTAAAATGTTGTCTGTGCTATTTATCCCAACTAGAGTCAATTGGGGTCTTCAGAAATCTCACTTTCTGATGGGTGCTTAATAAAACTAAATTACATGAATACCACTGTAACTCTCTAAATGAAAGCTTCCTTTAAAAATGACTAGcagttgaataaaataaagtgGCCAGAATTTTGTTTAACAACTCACTGAGGGCTACCTTTACCAAGTTGAATGGAAGCCGCTGAAAACTAAGGAAGAAAGAGAACTGAACATCCTGGGGTAAAAGCACATCCTGATTGCCAACTTTCCCGCCTTCAGTACAGTATCCACTATACTCATCTTTAGGAACTTctttaaagtggaaaaaaaagaagccattGAAATAGAGCATTTCAATACTATAAGATATCAGGGCAGAAATCATTATTCTcatctttaagatcaggaaattGACAGTCACATTCTAGATGCAGCTGATTCACAGACTCCAGTCTAGAATCTTGGTCTCCCAACTCCTAGGTCTTACTTAATTTTACTTGCGTGCCTCCAGAATTGACCCACCAGTGATAAATTTCCAACACCGCttagcaaaatgagaaaaagacactGAAAATGTAAGGATATCACCCCTGTATTAGAAGTCCAATGACTACTTTGAGACTATCCCTCTAGTCTCCCCACTTACCATTCACTTCTGGCtatctccaggaaagaaaaaccTGAGGTTGTTTCTGGATGAGCCTGCTTTATAGATCCAGAGAACCAATGGCTGCCCTGGGAAAGCCTTGTCTCATTCTGAGAATTTGCAGTTTCCTGTCCTGGCCCCCTGCTGCCTTCATCCAGAAGGATGTGACATGATGGAAAATGACCTGCCGGCCACACAGCACATCCCGTATTGAGGAAATGAACATTGTGTGTTCGCTTTTCCCCCAACGCAGGAAAAGAACCACAGGCTCTTCCCCAACTTGAAAAAGTGTTGTCATTCTCCCAGGGGGCAAACCTGCCTTTCCTCTCCTGAGAATAGCTAATGACGTTATATGGGAGGACAATCCACGCATCCCGGACTGACCAATTATAGCGTTTCTCAAGAGGCCACCGTTacgaagacattttttaaaaagcaaaaggagGGAGTAAACTGTTATGTCTGATATAGCCACTCATAGTCCAttcctgcattttaaaaagcactgagAGTCTGTGAGCAGTAGAAACGTGACTCATTCAGGGTGGAGCCTCAAGAACGCGAGGCCACACCCACAGGGAGTGGTGCGTGCAGCTTGGGGCATCTCCAGCTGTGTAGATAGTGGAGGTCTCAGAAAGGGCACATTGCAGGCCAAACGCGCCAGAAAAGTCAGTGGGGTCATGCTCCACAAGGAGCTAATTATACACTTTGAACGGCCATGGGGATTTGGCTTCCAAAGATTGTCTTGTCAAGTAGCAGTTGTAGCCCACGCAATAGTTAAATGAATGGATTCTATCCCCAGGTTACTGAAGCACAGGCCTAAGGGCAATTACCTGGACAATAAAGGAGGGAACAACAGTACAGTATCTGTGGACGCTTTCTGGGGCATTCGATAGGTGGTTGGAGCTCAGCCTGGAAGCCTCCTACCACAGGGCCCCAAATACATCATCCTTCATCTAACACCCTCACCTTCAAATAAGGAAGGCCAAATTGGTTTTCCACCTAAATGATTATCATCTCAACTCTGATTCATCAGGAAATTCTTCACAGCCATATCTTTCTGGAACACAATTCAGTGCCCCCACCTTAAGAACTACATTTATCACATTTATCAACATAATGCCGTTTGCTTCTACTCACAGCCATGGTCTTTATGAACTTGGTTTTTCTAAATCTAGTCCATGTCCAAATATTCAGGTTAGAGATcctcaaagaataaataaaaccttaGTTAAGATGCCTTCATTATTATCTACCTATGCTTTGAGATAAGTGGGAAATGTCTTCCTCTGTCCCCACAGACACAGTCACTCCAAATGGGATGCGAGCCACCGTAGACTGAACCTTAATTCATTAGCTCTAGTATGTTCCTTCAACTTCCCTGGACATTTTCTCAGGTGTTTTAGACTTAGAGGAACACAATTAAATCTTCACTTTGTGGATGAGGAATTTTTCTGGGTACAGGGAGATCATCACCTTCAGAGCATCAGTAATCATAACACAGAACCAGAAGAAATAGAAGGTATAGGGGAATGGACAGCATAATACctcaaattatttacaaatatggaCACTTGAATGCAACACTTTGAGCTTGGCATTTATTTACTTTCATATACTTAAGCATAAGGAActtgagaaatatttgaagaaacttTTCGGTGGTTGCCCCTACAGTCTGTGGACTGCATCCCTCAACTTCTATTCTAAATGGTTTTGGGGGCCCTTTTAACACATCACCCCAGAGAGACCACACTGAAAATGGTGTTAACCTTCATATTAACCTTTAGGTTAAACCCATAATGCAGTTACACCCTACCATTAACAGTACTAGCTTGAATTCTGAGTCCTGAAACCATAAGGAAATACAAAGcaggaatgaagaaaggaagagagctTTTTAAGCGCAATCCTGGAGTCTAACTCAGGGAGGTTGGAATGGGGTCTGGGAAAATGTAGGTGATTTTGACCTGCAGCCGGGGTTGTGAACCACTGCTCCATAAGCTGTGAATTTTCTGACCAATGGTTACACGGCAACAGAAATAGTAAGACTAGTTTACAGCAGTTAGGAATTTATAAAGTTACTAACCACCCCTTAGTTTAGGGCCCCTAGTTAAAACAaccacattttaaagataaagtgaTAATTATAATCAGGATCTCCCAGAGATCTAGAGAGACTGGGCCACCTCCATTTTTTAAGGCTTTTGGTGAATTAACAAATGaagaatttctaaaacaaaatataaaagattgtggtttatttcttttgattgccATGTGATATATCTTGCAATGTCAATATTTTGCTATTCACAGGGTCACaggatttataaaatattaattcatggTATACTACAATGTTAAATGATATAAGTTCAGAGTTACATGatgattactttttctttttagtctttaTCAGTATATTTCAGTGACTGTGCCTAGAGCCTCTTTTGGAGGCAACATCAAATGCATAAAATTGAGTCCATTTGGTGAATGTGAGGTTTAGCCCAATGGTCATTCAGACTTCTCTTTGTAATAGGTTCTAATATGTACAGTCACCCccaataaataaaagtaagttaAAAATAGTGACACAtgcactccttggaatttaaccctaagaatgcaggatcccagtttcaaaaagacatatgcaccctacgtttatcgcagcactgtttacaatagccaagaaatggaagcaacctaagtgtccatcagtagatgaatggataaagaagatgtggtacatatacacaatgcaatatgattcagccataagaagaaaacaaatcctaccatttgcaacaacatggatggagctagagggcattatgctcagtgaaataagccaggcagagaaagtaccaaatgatttcactcatctgtggagcataagaacaaagcaaaaactgaaggaacaaaacagcagcagactcacagaacccaagaatggactaacagttgccaaagagaaagggactggggtgggacTGGGGGgtagggcagggagaaagggaataaggggcattacaattagcgcacataatgtggtgggggtggcaggcagtatagcacagagaagacaagtagtgactctatagcatcttactatgctgatggacagtgacttcaatggagtatgtggtagggacttgataatggggggaatctaataatcacaatgttgctcatgtaattgtacattaatgatacaaaaaaaaccaaaaaatagtgACACACATCCACCTGAGAATTCTTGCCCATGTTTTTCATAAATTTCATGAGCATATAAGCACTCTTGTACATAGTTCCACTCTCAGGATTGCTTGTTGAATTAGACTAAAGGAAAGTGTTCTCTTGAAGAAATgtcattattttcataataattttatGAGAATTTAGCATAAATTATCTCTTGGAGTATATAATCTGGGAGGCAATTTAGAGCATTTATTCTATGTTGTATGACAGCTCAACTATTATCATCACAAACTCATGGAGCTgcacaggaaaaagaaacagacctGGTGAACACTGAACTCTGGccattttcatttctccaaaTTGGCCTCTGATCTTTGTTAATGTCCACACATATCCTTAACCACTAGAATTTAAACATTGGGCTGTGTTCTTTTTTCCACTTAACATTCCTGCAGATATACAGTTCTCTGTGTTGACATAGTCCTCACCTCTGTCATTTTTAATAGCTATGTAATAATCCCATTGTTTGCTTAGTCATTTCCCTAATAGTTGGATTTCTTCCAGTGTTTTCACTATTATAACTAGAGTTGCCAGGAACATCTGTGTACATTTTACCCCTTCGGAATACTTCTTTGCGGTGTATTCACAAATGGGAAAATACCAAGCGAAGGAGAATGAACGTTTTCATCATTTTTGTTCATGTTGCTATATTGCTTTCTGAAAGAACCACTTTATAATGACATTAGCTTTATAGCAATCCCAGCTCCAGGCTTTAAGACAACTCAGTTTTCTTATATTAGTGGTTAATTTGTTTGGtttatttcagtttcatgaaCGTGtgttgagtacctactgtatTCTGGTCATCAGGCTAGAATTGAAGATAAAAAGCTGAATAAGATACTGTCCCTGCCTCCAGGAAGTAGCACTCCattgaagagaaaaatatagaACAAATAATTTCAATTCAATATATGGAAAGTGCCAGAGGTGTGTGCCCTAAGGAAGTATAGGGAAAGTCCGGGCCTAGGAAGTGATAAGGAAGATTTTATAAAAACACTGATAATGAACCGAACCTGGAGAGTTGAGCAAAAAttaggaggaagaggagggcaaGCTTAGGGAACAGAATGGACGAAGGCATGGAGGAGTGTTTAGGATACTTCTGGCAGTTTCGTATTGCTGAGCATAATGTGGGAAGCTGGGAATGTCCAGGATGAGGCTGGGGGATATGTAGGAGGTAAGTCATGATGGCTTTCAAATGCCATGCAGGGGAAGAGGGTGCCTTGTTCCGTGGCCTCACAGGGTTGGATTTGGCATCACTGAGAGTTATGTGAAGGACGGATTTTGGAGGTATGCAACTAAAACCAAGGAGATTAGTTAGAAGGCTACTGAAGTAGATGAACAAGATTATCATGGATCTGGACAGTGTTGGTAGAATGAAATGcagtaaataaagtaaaatatatatcttAGGAGCAAACTTGGCAAATCATACTTGAAGCTTCTG
Encoded proteins:
- the APOLD1 gene encoding apolipoprotein L domain-containing protein 1 — encoded protein: MGMERRAAGELRGADALRRFQGLLLDRRGRLHGELLRLREVARRLERLRRRSLAANVAGSSLSAAGAVAAIVGLSLSPVTLGVSLVASAVGLGVATAGGAVTITSDLSLIFCNSRELRRVQEIAATCQDQMREILGCLEFFCRSQGRGDRQLLQCGRNASIALYNSVYFIVFFGSRGFLIPRRAEGATKASQAVLKAKIQKLAESLESCTGALDELSEQLESRVQLCTKSSGGHDLKVSAEQPTGLFF